A stretch of Pristiophorus japonicus isolate sPriJap1 chromosome 12, sPriJap1.hap1, whole genome shotgun sequence DNA encodes these proteins:
- the LOC139276845 gene encoding zona pellucida sperm-binding protein 3-like has translation MDLFGTRHLVKAADLTLGTVGCWPTGIDSPNRTVLFDYGLHECGSWVKMAGDFLVYTTQLNHRSKAHGSVIVRTDGAVIPIECRYYSRANVSSNPIKPTWIPFSSTKSGEGLLSFSLRLMADDWLTECTTTVYYLGDLIHIEASVSMTNHMPLKLYIDRCVATLSPDKDSTPSYSIIDYNGCLLDSKAEDSFSTFVLPRDERELDKLRFDLDAFRFFGDDHSLIFLTCHLKVAAVDRRDSMSKACTFQKLQNVWAPLEGSNNDVCACCHLGDCGATRELGFPSRGRRDLVSEAGVESEVVLMVALTVTAVSLISAALMALFLYRKHQQTHFN, from the exons atGGATTTATTTGGGACCAGGCACCTGGTTAAAGCTGCTGACCTGACCCTGGGGACAGTAGGTTGTTGGCCAACTGGGATCGACTCTCCGAAccgcaccgtcctctttgactatgggctccatgagtgtggcagctGGGTGAAG ATGGCTGGAGATTTCCTGGTCTACACCACCCAACTGAACCACAGATCCAAGGCTCATGGATCTGTCATTGTGCGAACTGATGGAGCTGTCATTCCCATTGAGTGCCGCTATTATAG CAGGGCcaatgtgagcagtaacccgatcaagcccacctggatcccgttcagctccaccaagtctggagaagggcttctgtcattctcgctgcgcctaatggctg atgactggcttacagagTGCACCACGACTGTCTACTACCTGGGCgacctcattcacattgaggcctctgtttcaatgaccaaccacatgcccCTGAAGCTCTACATTGACCGCTGTGTCGCTACGTTGAGCCCAGACAAGGACTCCACCCCAAGTTACAGCATCATTGACTACAATGG ttgcctcctggacagcaaagctgaggactccttCTCAACCTTTGTGTTGCCAAGAGACGAGCGTGAGTTGGACAAGCTCCGCTTTGACCTGGATGCCTTCCGCTTCTTTGGCGATGACCATTCCTTG ATTTTCCTCAcctgtcacctgaaggttgctgcagtggatcggagagattccatgagcaaagcttgtactttccagaagctgcagaatgt CTGGGCCCCATTAGAAGGATCGAACAATGATGTTTGCGCCTGTTGTCATTTGGGCGACTGCGGTGCCACGAGGGAGTTGGGCTTTCCATCCAGAGGAAGGAGGGACCTTGTATctgaagctg gtGTGGAGTCTGAGGTGGTCCTGATGGTGGCCCTGACTGTGACcgctgtctctctgatctctgctgCTTTGATGGCCTTGTTCCTGTACAGGAAACACCAGCAAACACACTTCAACTAG
- the LOC139276846 gene encoding zona pellucida sperm-binding protein 3-like: protein MDLFGTRHLIKAADLTLGTMAGDFLVYTTHLNHTPKAHGSVIVRTNGAVVPIECRYYRSGNVSSNPIKPTWILFSPTKSGEGLLSFSLRLMADDWLTERTSTLYYLGDLIHIKASVSMTNHMPLKLYIDRCVATLSPDKDSTPSYSIIDYNGCLLDSKAEDSFSTFVLPRDERELDKLRFDLDAFDFFGDDGSLIFLSCHLKVAALDQRDSMSKACTFQKLQNVLMSSSPVLTTCALELQWKWSNWVPMEAGTIQSPNIQLSLAASSPWEKGRS, encoded by the exons atggatttatttgggaccaggcacctgattaaagctgctgacctgacCCTGGGGACA ATGGCTGGAGATTTCCTGGTCTACACTACACACCTGAACCACACCCCCAAGGCTCATGGATCTGTCATTGTGCGAACTAATGGCGCTGTCGTTCCCATTGAGTGCCGCTATTATAG GAGTggcaatgtgagcagtaacccgatcaagcccacctggatccTGTTCAGCCccaccaagtctggagaagggcttctgtcattctctctgcgcctaatggctg atgactggcttacagagcgcACCTCGACTCTCTACTACCTGGGTGACCTCATTCACATTAaggcctctgtttcaatgaccaaccacatgcccCTGAAGCTCTACATTGACCGCTGTGTTGCAACGTTGAGCCCAGACAAGGACTCCACCCCAAGTTACAGCATCATTGACTACAATGG ttgcctcctggacagcaaagctgaggactccttCTCAACCTTCGTGTTGCCAAGAGACGAGCGTGAGCTGGACAAGCTCCGCTTTGACCTGGATGCGTTCGATTTCTTTGGTGATGACGGTTCCTTG ATTTTCCTCAGctgtcacctgaaggttgctgcaCTGGATCAgagagattccatgagcaaagcttgtactttTCAGAAGTTGCAGAATGT TTTGATGAGCTCCAGCCCTGTTTTAACCACTTGTGCACTGGAGCTTCAG TGGAAATGGAGCAACTGGGTGCCAATGGAAGCTGGCACTATTCAGAGCCCTAATATACAGCTGAGTTTGGCTGCATCTTCCCCCTGGGAGAAGGGGAGGTCTTGA